In Sander lucioperca isolate FBNREF2018 chromosome 12, SLUC_FBN_1.2, whole genome shotgun sequence, one DNA window encodes the following:
- the csde1 gene encoding cold shock domain-containing protein E1 isoform X10, protein MGSPWKGFVEFTLPASPPTAFVSADLSSTSPVGLSLSPYGRSHIQVHSPMSEMERGSSEPPVARNTGSAPSTSTGPMPIPRSSSVSCHPHPGSKKHKRTPLYQRSMSFDPGMLHNNGHTAYANGTGPGIRETGVVEKLLTSYGFIQCSERQARLFFHCSQYNGNLQELKIGDDVEFEVSSDRRTGKPIAVKLLKIKPEVLPEERISGQVVSAIPVHLDGKSAPGQVPTGSVCYERNGEVFYLTYTPDDVEGNIHLDTGDKVSFYMETNKHTGAVSARNIQLVKKKQMRCQGVVCATKEAFGFIERADVVKEIFFHYSEFKGDLEALQAGDDVEFTIKDRNGKEVATDVRLLPQGTVIFEDISIEQFEGTVVKVIPKVPTKNQNDPLPGRISSRIGFTDKELPFGEKDTKSKVTLLEGDHIQFNISTDRRDKLERATNIDILPDTFDFTKETREMGVIAAIRDGFGFIKCVDRDARMFFHFSEVLEESQLHISDEVEFTVVPDMLSAQRNHAVRIKKLPKGTVSFHTQSEQRFMGVVEKEVVATTTKNASPTKSKEKEAEEGVIAYEDCGVKLTVPYHNKDLEGGGYPQVGDKVEFSINEVKRTGQQSAVSIRVLNRNASNAKRLLGFVATLKDNFGFIETANHDQEIFFHYSEMCGDLENLELGDTVEYTLSKGKGNKVSAEKVTKVAAVNGISEDVGATAMMGKVIRPLRSVDPSQTEYQGLIEVTEEGATKGQNYPFGIMGMSNKADCLQKGELVKFQVCTVAQTGQKMACNVVPQRRAMVECVKDQFGFITYEVGESKKLFFHVKEVQDGLELQTGDEVEFSVVLNQRTGKCSACNVRRVSEGPKQVATPRPDRLVNRLKSITLDDASAPRLVIVRQPRGPDNSKGFNVERKTRQPGVID, encoded by the exons ATGGGCAGCCCCTGGAAAGGCTTTGTTGAGTTTACCTTGCCTGCGTCGCCACCCACCGCGTTTGTTAGCGCTGACCTGAGCAGCACCTCCCCTGTCGGACTCAGCCTGTCGCCATATGGCCGATCT CATATCCAAGTCCATTCCCCAATGTCAGAAATGGAAAGAGGCTCCTCTGAACCTCCAGTGGCTCGCAACACTGGCTCTGCCCCATCTACCTCTACTGGTCCCATGCCTATCCCCCGCTCCTCCTCAGTCTCTTGCCATCCCCACCCAGGAAGTAAAAAACACAAGCGGACTCCCTTGTATCAGAGATCA ATGAGTTTCGACCCAGGCATGCTCCATAATAATGGACATACTGCGTACGCCAACGGCACAGGGCCTGGCATTAGAGAGACTGGTGTGGTGGAGAAGCTTCTGACTTCCTACGGGTTCATCCAGTGCTCCGAACGTCAGGCTCGTCTCTTCTTCCACTGCTCCCAGTACAATGGCAACCTGCAGGAGCTTAAAATAGGAG ATGATGTAGAGTTTGAGGTATCCTCTGACAGGCGCACTGGCAAGCCCATAGCAGTGAAGCTGCTAAAGATAAAGCCAGAGGTGCTGCCAGAGGAGCGCATCTCGGGCCAG GTTGTCTCTGCAATCCCAGTGCACTTGGATGGAAAGTCTGCTCCCGGCCAGGTGCCCACTGGCAGTGTTTGTTATGAAAGAAATGGG GAAGTGTTTTACCTTACCTATACTCCTGATGATGTGGAGGGGAATATCCACCTGGACACAGGCGACAAAGTCAGCTTTTATATGGAAACCAACAAGCA TACTGGTGCAGTCAGTGCTCGTAATATTCAACTTGTGAAGAAAAAGCAAATGAGGTGCCAGGGTGTGGTGTGTGCTACAAAG GAGGCTTTTGGATTCATTGAGAGGGCAGATGTGGTGAAGGAGATCTTCTTTCACTACAGCGAGTTCAAGGGTGATCTGGAGGCTCTGCAGGCTGGAGATGATGTTGAGTTCACCATCAAAGACCGGAAT GGTAAAGAAGTAGCCACAGACGTAAGGCTGCTCCCCCAAGGAACAGTCATCTTTGAGGATATCAGCATCGAGCAGTTCGAAGGCACTGTTGTTAAGGTCATTCCCAAGGTTCCCACCAAAAACCAG AACGACCCTCTACCAGGCCGCATCAGTTCCCGGATTGGTTTCACTGACAAGGAACTGCCGTTTGGCGAGAAAGACACAAAGTCCAAGGTGACCCTTTTGGAGGGAGACCACATACAGTTCAACATCTCCACCGACCGCAGAGACAAGCTGGAGAGGGCTACCAACATCGACATCCTCCCAGACACCTTCGACTTTACCAAGGAGACCCGTGAAATG GGGGTGATTGCGGCTATACGCGATGGCTTTGGCTTCATTAAGTGTGTGGATCGGGATGCCAGGATGTTCTTTCACTTCAGTGAAGTCCTGGAGGAAAGCCAACTGCACATCTCAGATGAAGTGGAGTTCACTGTTGTGCCT GATATGCTGTCAGCTCAGAGGAACCATGCAGTGCGCATCAAGAAGCTGCCAAAGGGCACAGTGTCCTTCCATACCCAGTCTGAGCAACGCTTTATGGGTGTGGTGGAGAAGGAAGTTGTGGCAACCACCACCAAGAATGCAAGTCCCACCAAGAGCAAGGAAAAG GAAGCTGAGGAAGGAGTGATTGCCTATGAAGACTGTGGAGTGAAGCTCACCGTGCCATATCATAACAAGGACCTAGAGGGGGGAGGATACCCACAGGTCGGAGACAAG GTGGAATTCTCCATCAACGAAGTGAAGCGAACTGGCCAGCAGAGCGCCGTCTCCATTAGGGTCCTCAACCGTAATGCCTCCAATGCCAAGAGACTGCTTGGATTTGTTGCCACACTGAAGGACAACTTTGGCTTCATTGAGACGGCAAATCATGACCAGGAGATTTTCTTTCACTATAG TGAAATGTGTGGAGACCTGGAGAACTTGGAGCTGGGCGACACAGTGGAGTACACTCTCTCTAAGGGAAAAGGAAACAAAGTCAGTGCTGAAAAGGTTACCAAAGTGGCTGCAG TGAATGGCATTAGTGAGGATGTTGGTGCGACAGCGATGATGGGGAAAGTTATCCGTCCCTTACGCAGTGTGGACCCTTCCCAGACTGAATACCAAGGACTTATTGAAGTCACAGAGGAAG GTGCAACTAAAGGTCAGAATTATCCCTTTGGAATCATGGGTATGTCAAACAAGGCCGATTGTCTGCAGAAAGGAGAACTTGTTAAGTTCCAGGTTTGCACAGTAGCCCAAACTGGTCAGAAGATGGCCTGTAATGTGGTACCTCAGCGTAGAGCCATGGTGGAGTGTGTCAAAGACCAG TTTGGCTTCATCACATATGAAGTGGGCGAGAGCAAGAAGCTGTTCTTCCATGTAAAAGAAGTGCAAGATGGCCTAGAGCTCCAGACTGGGGATGAGGTGGAGTTCTCGGTTGTCCTCAATCAACGCACAGGAAAATGTAGTGCCTGCAACGTCCGCAGAGTCAG TGAGGGGCCTAAACAGGTGGCCACTCCGCGTCCAGATCGTCTGGTAAACCGATTAAAGAGCATCACTCTTGACGACGCCAGTGCTCCTCGCCTGGTGATTGTAAGACAGCCCCGTGGTCCTGACAATTCAAAG GGCTTTAATGTGGAGCGCAAGACTCGCCAGCCTGGTGTCATTGACTGA
- the csde1 gene encoding cold shock domain-containing protein E1 isoform X2: protein MGSPWKGFVEFTLPASPPTAFVSADLSSTSPVGLSLSPYGRSHIQVHSPMSEMERGSSEPPVARNTGSAPSTSTGPMPIPRSSSVSCHPHPGSKKHKRTPLYQRSMSFDPGMLHNNGHTAYANGTGPGIRETGVVEKLLTSYGFIQCSERQARLFFHCSQYNGNLQELKIGDDVEFEVSSDRRTGKPIAVKLLKIKPEVLPEERISGQVGPDLHAYPFTVLHGYIHPVVSAIPVHLDGKSAPGQVPTGSVCYERNGEVFYLTYTPDDVEGNIHLDTGDKVSFYMETNKHTGAVSARNIQLVKKKQMRCQGVVCATKEAFGFIERADVVKEIFFHYSEFKGDLEALQAGDDVEFTIKDRNGKEVATDVRLLPQGTVIFEDISIEQFEGTVVKVIPKVPTKNQNDPLPGRISSRIGFTDKELPFGEKDTKSKVTLLEGDHIQFNISTDRRDKLERATNIDILPDTFDFTKETREMGVIAAIRDGFGFIKCVDRDARMFFHFSEVLEESQLHISDEVEFTVVPVGPVYKLFTKDMLSAQRNHAVRIKKLPKGTVSFHTQSEQRFMGVVEKEVVATTTKNASPTKSKEKAKVVEKEAEEGVIAYEDCGVKLTVPYHNKDLEGGGYPQVGDKVEFSINEVKRTGQQSAVSIRVLNRNASNAKRLLGFVATLKDNFGFIETANHDQEIFFHYSEMCGDLENLELGDTVEYTLSKGKGNKVSAEKVTKVAAVNGISEDVGATAMMGKVIRPLRSVDPSQTEYQGLIEVTEEGATKGQNYPFGIMGMSNKADCLQKGELVKFQVCTVAQTGQKMACNVVPQRRAMVECVKDQFGFITYEVGESKKLFFHVKEVQDGLELQTGDEVEFSVVLNQRTGKCSACNVRRVSEGPKQVATPRPDRLVNRLKSITLDDASAPRLVIVRQPRGPDNSKGFNVERKTRQPGVID, encoded by the exons ATGGGCAGCCCCTGGAAAGGCTTTGTTGAGTTTACCTTGCCTGCGTCGCCACCCACCGCGTTTGTTAGCGCTGACCTGAGCAGCACCTCCCCTGTCGGACTCAGCCTGTCGCCATATGGCCGATCT CATATCCAAGTCCATTCCCCAATGTCAGAAATGGAAAGAGGCTCCTCTGAACCTCCAGTGGCTCGCAACACTGGCTCTGCCCCATCTACCTCTACTGGTCCCATGCCTATCCCCCGCTCCTCCTCAGTCTCTTGCCATCCCCACCCAGGAAGTAAAAAACACAAGCGGACTCCCTTGTATCAGAGATCA ATGAGTTTCGACCCAGGCATGCTCCATAATAATGGACATACTGCGTACGCCAACGGCACAGGGCCTGGCATTAGAGAGACTGGTGTGGTGGAGAAGCTTCTGACTTCCTACGGGTTCATCCAGTGCTCCGAACGTCAGGCTCGTCTCTTCTTCCACTGCTCCCAGTACAATGGCAACCTGCAGGAGCTTAAAATAGGAG ATGATGTAGAGTTTGAGGTATCCTCTGACAGGCGCACTGGCAAGCCCATAGCAGTGAAGCTGCTAAAGATAAAGCCAGAGGTGCTGCCAGAGGAGCGCATCTCGGGCCAGGTGGGGCCAGACCTGCACGCCTATCCCTTTACTGTGCTGCATGGTTATATTCATCCA GTTGTCTCTGCAATCCCAGTGCACTTGGATGGAAAGTCTGCTCCCGGCCAGGTGCCCACTGGCAGTGTTTGTTATGAAAGAAATGGG GAAGTGTTTTACCTTACCTATACTCCTGATGATGTGGAGGGGAATATCCACCTGGACACAGGCGACAAAGTCAGCTTTTATATGGAAACCAACAAGCA TACTGGTGCAGTCAGTGCTCGTAATATTCAACTTGTGAAGAAAAAGCAAATGAGGTGCCAGGGTGTGGTGTGTGCTACAAAG GAGGCTTTTGGATTCATTGAGAGGGCAGATGTGGTGAAGGAGATCTTCTTTCACTACAGCGAGTTCAAGGGTGATCTGGAGGCTCTGCAGGCTGGAGATGATGTTGAGTTCACCATCAAAGACCGGAAT GGTAAAGAAGTAGCCACAGACGTAAGGCTGCTCCCCCAAGGAACAGTCATCTTTGAGGATATCAGCATCGAGCAGTTCGAAGGCACTGTTGTTAAGGTCATTCCCAAGGTTCCCACCAAAAACCAG AACGACCCTCTACCAGGCCGCATCAGTTCCCGGATTGGTTTCACTGACAAGGAACTGCCGTTTGGCGAGAAAGACACAAAGTCCAAGGTGACCCTTTTGGAGGGAGACCACATACAGTTCAACATCTCCACCGACCGCAGAGACAAGCTGGAGAGGGCTACCAACATCGACATCCTCCCAGACACCTTCGACTTTACCAAGGAGACCCGTGAAATG GGGGTGATTGCGGCTATACGCGATGGCTTTGGCTTCATTAAGTGTGTGGATCGGGATGCCAGGATGTTCTTTCACTTCAGTGAAGTCCTGGAGGAAAGCCAACTGCACATCTCAGATGAAGTGGAGTTCACTGTTGTGCCTGTAGGTCCTGTTTATAAGCTTTTCACAAAA GATATGCTGTCAGCTCAGAGGAACCATGCAGTGCGCATCAAGAAGCTGCCAAAGGGCACAGTGTCCTTCCATACCCAGTCTGAGCAACGCTTTATGGGTGTGGTGGAGAAGGAAGTTGTGGCAACCACCACCAAGAATGCAAGTCCCACCAAGAGCAAGGAAAAG GCTAAAGTTGTAGAAAAG GAAGCTGAGGAAGGAGTGATTGCCTATGAAGACTGTGGAGTGAAGCTCACCGTGCCATATCATAACAAGGACCTAGAGGGGGGAGGATACCCACAGGTCGGAGACAAG GTGGAATTCTCCATCAACGAAGTGAAGCGAACTGGCCAGCAGAGCGCCGTCTCCATTAGGGTCCTCAACCGTAATGCCTCCAATGCCAAGAGACTGCTTGGATTTGTTGCCACACTGAAGGACAACTTTGGCTTCATTGAGACGGCAAATCATGACCAGGAGATTTTCTTTCACTATAG TGAAATGTGTGGAGACCTGGAGAACTTGGAGCTGGGCGACACAGTGGAGTACACTCTCTCTAAGGGAAAAGGAAACAAAGTCAGTGCTGAAAAGGTTACCAAAGTGGCTGCAG TGAATGGCATTAGTGAGGATGTTGGTGCGACAGCGATGATGGGGAAAGTTATCCGTCCCTTACGCAGTGTGGACCCTTCCCAGACTGAATACCAAGGACTTATTGAAGTCACAGAGGAAG GTGCAACTAAAGGTCAGAATTATCCCTTTGGAATCATGGGTATGTCAAACAAGGCCGATTGTCTGCAGAAAGGAGAACTTGTTAAGTTCCAGGTTTGCACAGTAGCCCAAACTGGTCAGAAGATGGCCTGTAATGTGGTACCTCAGCGTAGAGCCATGGTGGAGTGTGTCAAAGACCAG TTTGGCTTCATCACATATGAAGTGGGCGAGAGCAAGAAGCTGTTCTTCCATGTAAAAGAAGTGCAAGATGGCCTAGAGCTCCAGACTGGGGATGAGGTGGAGTTCTCGGTTGTCCTCAATCAACGCACAGGAAAATGTAGTGCCTGCAACGTCCGCAGAGTCAG TGAGGGGCCTAAACAGGTGGCCACTCCGCGTCCAGATCGTCTGGTAAACCGATTAAAGAGCATCACTCTTGACGACGCCAGTGCTCCTCGCCTGGTGATTGTAAGACAGCCCCGTGGTCCTGACAATTCAAAG GGCTTTAATGTGGAGCGCAAGACTCGCCAGCCTGGTGTCATTGACTGA
- the csde1 gene encoding cold shock domain-containing protein E1 isoform X4 — MGSPWKGFVEFTLPASPPTAFVSADLSSTSPVGLSLSPYGRSHIQVHSPMSEMERGSSEPPVARNTGSAPSTSTGPMPIPRSSSVSCHPHPGSKKHKRTPLYQRSMSFDPGMLHNNGHTAYANGTGPGIRETGVVEKLLTSYGFIQCSERQARLFFHCSQYNGNLQELKIGDDVEFEVSSDRRTGKPIAVKLLKIKPEVLPEERISGQVGPDLHAYPFTVLHGYIHPVVSAIPVHLDGKSAPGQVPTGSVCYERNGEVFYLTYTPDDVEGNIHLDTGDKVSFYMETNKHTGAVSARNIQLVKKKQMRCQGVVCATKEAFGFIERADVVKEIFFHYSEFKGDLEALQAGDDVEFTIKDRNGKEVATDVRLLPQGTVIFEDISIEQFEGTVVKVIPKVPTKNQNDPLPGRISSRIGFTDKELPFGEKDTKSKVTLLEGDHIQFNISTDRRDKLERATNIDILPDTFDFTKETREMGVIAAIRDGFGFIKCVDRDARMFFHFSEVLEESQLHISDEVEFTVVPVGPVYKLFTKDMLSAQRNHAVRIKKLPKGTVSFHTQSEQRFMGVVEKEVVATTTKNASPTKSKEKEAEEGVIAYEDCGVKLTVPYHNKDLEGGGYPQVGDKVEFSINEVKRTGQQSAVSIRVLNRNASNAKRLLGFVATLKDNFGFIETANHDQEIFFHYSEMCGDLENLELGDTVEYTLSKGKGNKVSAEKVTKVAAVNGISEDVGATAMMGKVIRPLRSVDPSQTEYQGLIEVTEEGATKGQNYPFGIMGMSNKADCLQKGELVKFQVCTVAQTGQKMACNVVPQRRAMVECVKDQFGFITYEVGESKKLFFHVKEVQDGLELQTGDEVEFSVVLNQRTGKCSACNVRRVSEGPKQVATPRPDRLVNRLKSITLDDASAPRLVIVRQPRGPDNSKGFNVERKTRQPGVID, encoded by the exons ATGGGCAGCCCCTGGAAAGGCTTTGTTGAGTTTACCTTGCCTGCGTCGCCACCCACCGCGTTTGTTAGCGCTGACCTGAGCAGCACCTCCCCTGTCGGACTCAGCCTGTCGCCATATGGCCGATCT CATATCCAAGTCCATTCCCCAATGTCAGAAATGGAAAGAGGCTCCTCTGAACCTCCAGTGGCTCGCAACACTGGCTCTGCCCCATCTACCTCTACTGGTCCCATGCCTATCCCCCGCTCCTCCTCAGTCTCTTGCCATCCCCACCCAGGAAGTAAAAAACACAAGCGGACTCCCTTGTATCAGAGATCA ATGAGTTTCGACCCAGGCATGCTCCATAATAATGGACATACTGCGTACGCCAACGGCACAGGGCCTGGCATTAGAGAGACTGGTGTGGTGGAGAAGCTTCTGACTTCCTACGGGTTCATCCAGTGCTCCGAACGTCAGGCTCGTCTCTTCTTCCACTGCTCCCAGTACAATGGCAACCTGCAGGAGCTTAAAATAGGAG ATGATGTAGAGTTTGAGGTATCCTCTGACAGGCGCACTGGCAAGCCCATAGCAGTGAAGCTGCTAAAGATAAAGCCAGAGGTGCTGCCAGAGGAGCGCATCTCGGGCCAGGTGGGGCCAGACCTGCACGCCTATCCCTTTACTGTGCTGCATGGTTATATTCATCCA GTTGTCTCTGCAATCCCAGTGCACTTGGATGGAAAGTCTGCTCCCGGCCAGGTGCCCACTGGCAGTGTTTGTTATGAAAGAAATGGG GAAGTGTTTTACCTTACCTATACTCCTGATGATGTGGAGGGGAATATCCACCTGGACACAGGCGACAAAGTCAGCTTTTATATGGAAACCAACAAGCA TACTGGTGCAGTCAGTGCTCGTAATATTCAACTTGTGAAGAAAAAGCAAATGAGGTGCCAGGGTGTGGTGTGTGCTACAAAG GAGGCTTTTGGATTCATTGAGAGGGCAGATGTGGTGAAGGAGATCTTCTTTCACTACAGCGAGTTCAAGGGTGATCTGGAGGCTCTGCAGGCTGGAGATGATGTTGAGTTCACCATCAAAGACCGGAAT GGTAAAGAAGTAGCCACAGACGTAAGGCTGCTCCCCCAAGGAACAGTCATCTTTGAGGATATCAGCATCGAGCAGTTCGAAGGCACTGTTGTTAAGGTCATTCCCAAGGTTCCCACCAAAAACCAG AACGACCCTCTACCAGGCCGCATCAGTTCCCGGATTGGTTTCACTGACAAGGAACTGCCGTTTGGCGAGAAAGACACAAAGTCCAAGGTGACCCTTTTGGAGGGAGACCACATACAGTTCAACATCTCCACCGACCGCAGAGACAAGCTGGAGAGGGCTACCAACATCGACATCCTCCCAGACACCTTCGACTTTACCAAGGAGACCCGTGAAATG GGGGTGATTGCGGCTATACGCGATGGCTTTGGCTTCATTAAGTGTGTGGATCGGGATGCCAGGATGTTCTTTCACTTCAGTGAAGTCCTGGAGGAAAGCCAACTGCACATCTCAGATGAAGTGGAGTTCACTGTTGTGCCTGTAGGTCCTGTTTATAAGCTTTTCACAAAA GATATGCTGTCAGCTCAGAGGAACCATGCAGTGCGCATCAAGAAGCTGCCAAAGGGCACAGTGTCCTTCCATACCCAGTCTGAGCAACGCTTTATGGGTGTGGTGGAGAAGGAAGTTGTGGCAACCACCACCAAGAATGCAAGTCCCACCAAGAGCAAGGAAAAG GAAGCTGAGGAAGGAGTGATTGCCTATGAAGACTGTGGAGTGAAGCTCACCGTGCCATATCATAACAAGGACCTAGAGGGGGGAGGATACCCACAGGTCGGAGACAAG GTGGAATTCTCCATCAACGAAGTGAAGCGAACTGGCCAGCAGAGCGCCGTCTCCATTAGGGTCCTCAACCGTAATGCCTCCAATGCCAAGAGACTGCTTGGATTTGTTGCCACACTGAAGGACAACTTTGGCTTCATTGAGACGGCAAATCATGACCAGGAGATTTTCTTTCACTATAG TGAAATGTGTGGAGACCTGGAGAACTTGGAGCTGGGCGACACAGTGGAGTACACTCTCTCTAAGGGAAAAGGAAACAAAGTCAGTGCTGAAAAGGTTACCAAAGTGGCTGCAG TGAATGGCATTAGTGAGGATGTTGGTGCGACAGCGATGATGGGGAAAGTTATCCGTCCCTTACGCAGTGTGGACCCTTCCCAGACTGAATACCAAGGACTTATTGAAGTCACAGAGGAAG GTGCAACTAAAGGTCAGAATTATCCCTTTGGAATCATGGGTATGTCAAACAAGGCCGATTGTCTGCAGAAAGGAGAACTTGTTAAGTTCCAGGTTTGCACAGTAGCCCAAACTGGTCAGAAGATGGCCTGTAATGTGGTACCTCAGCGTAGAGCCATGGTGGAGTGTGTCAAAGACCAG TTTGGCTTCATCACATATGAAGTGGGCGAGAGCAAGAAGCTGTTCTTCCATGTAAAAGAAGTGCAAGATGGCCTAGAGCTCCAGACTGGGGATGAGGTGGAGTTCTCGGTTGTCCTCAATCAACGCACAGGAAAATGTAGTGCCTGCAACGTCCGCAGAGTCAG TGAGGGGCCTAAACAGGTGGCCACTCCGCGTCCAGATCGTCTGGTAAACCGATTAAAGAGCATCACTCTTGACGACGCCAGTGCTCCTCGCCTGGTGATTGTAAGACAGCCCCGTGGTCCTGACAATTCAAAG GGCTTTAATGTGGAGCGCAAGACTCGCCAGCCTGGTGTCATTGACTGA